A DNA window from Aspergillus nidulans FGSC A4 chromosome I contains the following coding sequences:
- a CDS encoding uncharacterized protein (transcript_id=CADANIAT00007189), with the protein MSLDSERDQPFLVERPEMPVSPLDTGEHKHGHEYEYGSTSGPKQSSARPAEEVGGELGLGIISRRPRSHSTTPPSSEKIVPDSGFRSISPGPRRPSLSRFADSPTAVPLHFRPPPSSPRLQRSPSVTSPPGASPVSPSQQGRRSRPNSLEFKNSREIRPLFLVERLGSSKIDQGQFGDEALPSLPSSKSASTEDLTALRDENTWEVQPVSIEQHHDILGSQQNTPTGATFGSGIPRHLSRKEELGYEFHSPSELLRDAELSSYPDLPESLKEDVALPSAQGSVVGVETDLENLPPLPDSRPSSPDDKDDFVSVSDAQMVTPTQGAETAKGLASAERDIPGLDLYNGTESMGSVDAAMAASSASTPYPDTKLLADSKRESLEAEVEGQDDDARTVTGNDVPTLADLTPSHSPRTVTERDYIHPTPWGFASIVGATMAATANVDNAVQGEFSMTTPSETNKPAESVADTTEDEFFDAMSRDEADHNVEEKGWETDLPSGIETLRRVESGLYEPFAARDVSVTESENVEKDSVLDAETELEHEPQLKREIEPEVETVEAHESEPTTESVQKEPDAPSSEENKETKESGKSLDSSNHNEENLLDTAANTAAPEFTPSRADADANVLSAQAPITAIDQPAEEVHTSILAPETSVIEETEPSLEHITNPEAYAVGGDDSFQVEETPGPITEQISPQEKEPSSMEATPEIVPKRIELTEAQEPASTQAEVNQEVLTETGLSKKAKKKKKKAAKSIERSQDAAVESATALDQTLKDTQESIVDKEPGALETGAVVVSEDKPVEEPAVLTEDVSSGRGVADLSEPVETGSVAEQPAEVLQRRTPDLEEQNRYPTADGAVRPIEAEAETAHESNEPKQEEKDELPQPQTEDIPLSRKASKKKKKNKRKSTAEAEPLPEAASASLPETSEQAGLGPEASVLGDEKSNSEAQEVNFRDDIDILTDAVEGERGPNPKPETKPKDATTPLETSGQVPPPDDNKQVPEAGTEQQATDAQAVDTQVAIKDETVPSHLVEISETNDGQPHVPEKATIELDAGGPASTGKKSKKKNKKKQGVSSVFEEALSSEVAGAPGTDFQDPTPVIESSPDVVVETDELVGSEGIPVVATQDPVEETSRDVELPAEADGALPEDLADFEAAPVTDVQRKAEKKRQSLAPDVPEPETQTCEFDTEKKLLDVPAQDDQQTPETPEPEVEQTDAITPALESPVDEIKELPVQADEQVAEKDGEQIDDEAPAIHVPTVVGEPITTEAVEPELELSQDRATDLAIEGLDTTKAQSTLELQEDKTAEKETPDVAEQPTEPARQDASPLEGNTTVTEPTEDNQPTTSKNAKKKKKKKRQSVSCDENGAEASPRATSAKEEDISENSAERAHLSSQDAPIEPALKTAAEQGEPKEIQTEAAATRDEVKEAEKLEGFSAPAEVTPETPVQQDTIRDSAAPEMLKETTTDDTSVAQHEDTVRTTDEQEITTSSLPGEPTPDPAQSQEQQQSSEPAEEKQTSSSKKKNKKKKKKSLSSTSVDEGPSTAPQDSVSEQEVVDPQAITITAEGAAPDTAAAVGESLPSVPESAEPKPDSPEPASQHPPESTTDTDINFEPKEVATAPPFIPESTELEANEPESQDIPPTDEQQAKPSKKKVKKDKKKRKSVSFAAEESSEQQGETSGSPERTEPAVNDSTEAIELVTNDAPVECEAPSEQVTEQVTASPEPVPGNEPVLEQNEQQILEEPTSNDSPLDDDREVSAVQASGDLLKDGPDIPKTEEPNSASQLEQVESKAMELTAETTTPETGLSKKDKKRAKKEKKRQSKLLAPEKDTVPSTPTEHALDSKIPTNEVAPGTSEMKIDVPAETAFSPAEEDGKDNQSHDTESRGGTDKELTWTDNDVSSQVEKEKQHIAFPVLIPESESESTEVDKGAIEVEPAPTTADPEVVEESQQDAGFETWDDAMLEGQDVSQIEVVTGLGEEVQNESEQKENSDDATDKLEEADQKELKHSTFEALGAVEERLEEAIPEQITEAEAAKEAEPTQSTENVVSVESATEPAVPSRKLSKKQRKKQRQADKAAASQVQEETASTEEASGPPDLATKNETKVDSSVFDGAESDIKITEEPTLQEAAAEATTRDTLEPLDFDTTDHELVEPAFPEAVQDTALVLEETARPESSWVSVDESKLDAELPEFDAQPVVSAPPGPVHDISTSPAPEEIYSSKGNPVSATEPAIQTERTGESSKNQAPESTPLEPAEQKGQRKTDTAIKMGLPQLEGPVPAPMEKGEFEEQLEVVPQVEEKAPQVEAPESILLEATRENEQPKTSLGDLSRDKSREEPPAALDESALTRKESKKKNKKAKKQAKKQEQLEREVTASAIAETKVGKDVKAADAVEAEFSAVEPVESVELHHGSTNEPTNDPAKGDEETDRAPEKPVQCEVIREEREGVPEDTEKELDVPREDIREKMTVESGKEALREKRVPELELQTDSVEAVAKTERMAATAEESCAIEPESAPAPLTRKMSKKEKKKLKKQAEKQEREDPVQTMDAVKDEFSVPQAVVQVPEGKEDEQMLAEPVEVLKGKVSIPGSTLGPEMIEEPKTDYSRELVGERISPTIKSMEPIAEPIEEEGIPLSKKSKENVEELQLEDQQAEQASQPRNQTSHTPPEPVEAQETAREDEDAWPAIDWDKGKIDATDQSAQSSPEAHAAPFVPEIPEFKESAIPEALIERVTGIPEEAAKEGKAQAMTGTIERDVTTVEFNTTGTDSALRALHHVESAQGKKAEEPKTTVPVSDKIASIFPNLERGFFRRPSPNPSPTQSVKDGAEEETGKEASRDNAIQVLEAPIAKNGKVQPEVRDSGYILSPADDVVGAASIELPAKIETSGPPENLEHESRQDTTSKPAQEDDVFGIAATRELPANKPDIDMERPIKDPREGSREESRSIADPVSESGSTCELRRSPSIHGRHVQQALPWSLEESAQARRERDISPSPLPPIAEQEHERAMGRDGTPRLEMKPEHVLPRPETPVRKFTENALGRRAWPTPENESDDDWEKVQKPSPKNLSPERGLRGILKTPEQDKPVLRPSRPPSAKSSTHSLRRVVHSASGDLRAAALAAIVAADEPAPDSTNQSQAAIPQPPARAPTDLDVGEIASSSSYDPIRDKGKKPLRSMTDVYEGWGETPSSPRSPSRPASVRHRRSMQHLQELEFRLEHLLQENRDLAAARDAAEDKLRNASLARRKSDQALNNRDADLRDREAELEQLQQSVEWFQKEVARLNEENAGLTSTNAALIATHTQELQTLRQSSAREIEQLRSQNERLSVDLHERIKAEIETALSQKNAELRRLREELESARDKVKELQQQISAQMNDNVIAFRGEDYFEAACQKLCGHVQQWVLRFSKHSDHRRCRKLIEIKDEKIADRFDNAILDGSDTDAYLADRVRRRDVFMSVVMTMVWEFVFTRYLFGMDREQRQKLKSLEKQLIEVGPRSSIHRWRATTLTLLSRRQAFAKQRDSDTEAVALEIFDTLSRLLPPPTPVESQLLDSLRKVLRVAVNLSIEMRTQLAEYIMLPPLQPEYDTNGDLARQVFFNASLMNERSGETTSNEELQAQNAVVRVVLFPLVVKKGNDTGEGEDEVVVCPAQVLVARPGKDKRLNRMTSSDRMSIDASRSVHSIAPSSMNMSMSNVI; encoded by the exons ATGTCCCTAGACAGCGAACGAGACCAGCCTTTTTTAGTCGAGCGCCCTGAAATGCCAGTGTCGCCGTTGGACACCGGCGAGCATAAGCATGGGCACGAATATGAGTATGGTAGTACTTCGGGGCCTAAACAGTCCTCTGCAAGACCCGCAGAGGAAGTAGGAGGAGAATTAGGGCTCGGGATCATTTCCCGCCGGCCTCGAAGCCACTCAACGACACCACCCTCGTCGGAGAAAATCGTCCCCGACTCAGGTTTCCGCTCGATCTCTCCCGGTCCTCGACGGCCATCTCTCTCTCGCTTTGCTGACTCTCCCACCGCCGTACCCCTGCACTTCCGCCCTCCGCCTTCATCACCAAGGCTCCAGCGCTCACCCTCTGTGACTTCTCCTCCAGGCGCCTCACCTGTATCTCCTAGCCAACAGGGGCGTCGAAGCCGGCCCAACTCGCTTGAATTCAAGAACTCGCGTGAAATTCGTCCACTATTCCTCGTGGAGCGCCTTGGCTCAAGCAAGATTGACCAAGGACAGTTTGGCGATGAGGCATTGCCTTCGCTGCCGAGCAGTAAGAGCGCTTCGACGGAGGATCTTACGGCTTTGAGAGATGAGAATACTTGGGAGGTGCAGCCGGTCTCAATCGAGCAGCATCATGATATCCTGGGCTCGCAGCAGAATACGCCGACTGGCGCGACCTTCGGCTCTGGAATACCGCGTCATCTttcgaggaaggaagagctTGGTTACGAGTTCCATTCTCCGTCGGAATTGTTACGGGATGCGGAGCTAAGCTCGTACCCTGATTTGCCGGAGTCCTTAAAGGAGGACGTGGCTCTCCCTTCAGCTCAGGGGTCAGTCGTTGGCGTGGAGACGGATCTTGAAAATCTACCCCCTCTCCCAGATTCGAGACCTTCTAGTCCGGACGACAAGGATGATTTCGTCTCTGTTTCTGATGCGCAGATGGTCACGCCCACGCAGGGGGCGGAGACGGCAAAAGGACTCGCTTCGGCAGAAAGAGATATCCCGGGTCTTGATCTGTATAACGGTACCGAATCCATGGGGTCCGTTGATGCGGCTATGGCTGCTTCATCTGCTTCAACACCATATCCTGATACAAAGCTACTCGCTGATTCCAAACGCGAGAGTCTTGAAGCTGAAGTCGAAGGCCAAGATGATGACGCCCGAACAGTCACCGGCAACGATGTGCCTACCCTTGCAGACTTAACCCCGTCACACTCCCCCAGAACCGTGACAGAACGCGATTACATCCACCCGACACCTTGGGGCTTCGCCTCCATCGTAGGCGCCACAATGGCTGCTACCGCCAATGTGGACAATGCCGTACAAGGGGAATTCTCCATGACCACACCCAGCGAGACAAATAAGCCTGCTGAGTCCGTCGCTGATACCACGGAGGATGAGTTCTTTGATGCGATGAGTCGGGATGAGGCTGATCATaatgtggaggagaagggatgGGAGACGGATCTCCCATCCGGAATAGAGACGCTACGACGTGTAGAGTCTGGCCTCTATGAGCCTTTCGCTGCAAGAGATGTCTCTGTGACGGAGTCTGAGAATGTTGAGAAGGACAGTGTGCTGGACGCTGAAACTGAGCTTGAACATGAGCCACAGCTGAAACGGGAAATTGAACCGGAAGTTGAGACTGTCGAAGCCCACGAATCAGAGCCAACAACTGAGTCTGTGC AAAAAGAACCAGACGCACCGTCTTCGGAAGAGAACAAGGAAACGAAGGAAAGCGGAAAGAGCCTCGATTCGAGTAACCACAATGAGGAGAATTTGCTTGACACTGCCGCCAACACAGCGGCACCTGAGTTCACACCTTCACGCGCGGATGCTGATGCCAATGTTCTGTCCGCACAAGCACCTATCACTGCCATTGATCAACCAGCTGAGGAAGTGCACACATCTATTCTTGCACCAGAAACTTCTgttattgaagaaactgAGCCTTCTCTTGAACATATCACAAATCCTGAGGCTTATGCTGTTGGAGGGGACGATTCTTTTCAGGTCGAAGAAACGCCCGGCCCAATCACTGAGCAAATATCTCCACAGGAGAAAGAGCCGAGTTCCATGGAAGCTACCCCAGAAATCGTTCCTAAGAGGATTGAATTAACCGAAGCCCAGGAACCCGCTTCGACTCAGGCAGAGGTGAATCAAGAGGTTCTCACAGAGACTGGACTCtccaagaaagccaagaagaaaaagaagaaggcggccaAGTCCATTGAACGGAGTCAAGACGCTGCTGTCGAGTCAGCCACCGCTTTAGATCAGACTTTGAAGGACACGCAGGAGTCTATCGTGGACAAAGAACCAGGCGCTCTCGAAACAGGAGCCGTGGTCGTCTCTGAAGATAagccagttgaagagccaGCTGTGTTAACGGAAGATGTTTCTTCTGGGCGTGGAGTTGCTGACCTCTCTGAGCCTGTCGAAACCGGGTCCGTAGCAGAACAGCCAGCTGAAGTCCTGCAGCGGCGCACCCCAGACCTAGAAGAGCAAAACAGATACCCTACCGCTGACGGTGCGGTTCGTCCcattgaagctgaagctgagacTGCCCACGAGTCCAACGAGCCGaaacaagaagagaaagatgagcTCCCGCAGCCACAGACAGAGGATATCCCGCTCTCTCGTAAAGCCAgtaagaagaagaagaaaaataagCGCAAGAGCACTGCTGAAGCAGAACCTCTGCCTGAAGCAGCTAGTGCATCTTTGCCTGAAACGTCAGAGCAAGCTGGGCTTGGTCCTGAAGCATCTGTCTTAGGCGATGAAAAGTCCAATTCAGAAGCGCAGGAAGTGAATTTCCGCGACGACATCGACATCTTAACGGATGCCGTTGAGGGCGAAAGGGGGCCCAATCCTAAGCCCGAAACAAAGCCCAAAGACGCTACCACCCCACTCGAAACAAGCGGTCAAGTACCACCGCCCGACGACAACAAACAAGTACCCGAAGCAGGTACCGAACAACAGGCAACCGACGCCCAAGCCGTCGATACTCAGGTGGCGATTAAAGACGAAACAGTTCCAAGTCACCTAGTGGAGATTTCAGAAACCAATGACGGCCAACCACATGTGCCTGAAAAAGCGACTATCGAGCTCGACGCTGGGGGGCCCGCGTCAactgggaagaagagcaagaagaagaacaaaaagaagcAGGGCGTATCTTCAGTATTCGAAGAGGCCTTGTCCTCCGAAGTTGCTGGTGCCCCCGGAACCGATTTTCAAGACCCAACACCGGTCATAGAAAGCTCCCCTGATGTCGTTGTTGAGACTGACGAGCTTGTTGGTTCTGAAGGAATTCCAGTAGTAGCAACTCAAGATCCTGTTGAGGAGACGTCGCGCGACGTAGAGCTTCCGGCCGAAGCCGATGGTGCTCTCCCCGAAGACCTGGCTGACTTCGAGGCTGCCCCAGTGACAGATGTTCAGAGaaaggctgagaagaagcgccaATCCCTTGCGCCTGATGTGCCGGAACCAGAGACGCAAACCTGCGAGTTTGATACGGAGAAAAAGTTGCTTGATGTCCCTGCCCAGGATGATCAGCAGACACCCGAGACCCCCGAACCAGAGGTTGAGCAGACGGATGCGATAACGCCAGCTCTGGAGAGCCCGGTAGATGAGATTAAAGAACTTCCTGTGCAAGCCGATGAGCAAGTCGCAGAAAAGGATGGTGAGCAGATTGACGACGAAGCACCCGCAATTCATGTCCCCACTGTGGTGGGCGAGCCAATAACTACAGAGGCCGTTGAGCCCGAACTAGAACTTTCACAGGACAGAGCTACGGACCTCGCCATTGAGGGACTCGACACAACCAAGGCACAGTCGACTCTAGAATTGCAAGAGGATAAGACTGCCGAGAAAGAGACCCCTGATGTGGCAGAGCAGCCAACTGAACCTGCTCGTCAGGACGCTTCGCCACTTGAGGGCAATACAACAGTGACTGAGCCGACAGAAGACAATCAACCTACAACTTCGAAAAAcgccaagaagaagaaaaagaagaagcgacaGTCTGTTTCTTGTGATGAGAATGGAGCTGAGGCTTCGCCTAGGGCTACCTCCGCGAAGGAGGAAGACATCTCAGAAAACTCCGCGGAACGTGCACATCTGTCTAGCCAAGATGCACCTATTGAGCCCGCACTGAAAACAGCAGCTGAACAGGGCGAACCGAAAGAAATTCAAACCGAAGCAGCTGCCACAAGGGACGAAGTaaaggaagctgagaaacTTGAAGGATTTTCAGCCCCTGCTGAGGTTACCCCTGAAACTCCAGTTCAGCAAGACACCATTCGTgattctgctgctcctgagaTGCTCAAAGAAACAACCACAGATGACACGTCCGTTGCCCAACACGAAGATACCGTGCGTACTACCGACGAGCAGGAAATTACTACTTCGTCTCTACCTGGAGAGCCAACGCCAGACCCAGCTCAGtctcaggagcagcagcagtccTCAGAGCccgcagaagaaaagcagaCATCGTcctcgaagaaaaagaacaaaaagaagaagaagaagagcctgTCTTCTACTTCTGTGGATGAGGGTCCCAGCACTGCCCCGCAGGATTCCGTTAGCGAACAAGAAGTGGTCGACCCTCAAGCCATCACGATTACTGCTGAAGGGGCTGCTCctgatactgctgctgcggttGGAGAGTCCTTACCTTCTGTGCCTGAATCTGCTGAACCAAAGCCAGACTCTCCGGAGCCCGCCTCCCAGCACCCACCTGAATCCACCACTGACACAGATATTAACTTTGAGCCAAAAGAAGTTGCTACTGCTCCGCCCTTTATTCCTGAATCCACCGAGCTAGAGGCAAATGAGCCTGAAAGCCAAGATATACCGCCCACTGATGAACAACAGGCTAAGCCATCAAAGAAAAAGGTTAAGAAAGATAAGAAGAAACGCAAGTCTGTCTCGTTTGCAGCTGAAGAATCTTCAGAACAGCAAGGCGAAACTTCTGGTTCTCCTGAACGCACTGAGCCTGCAGTCAACGACTCAACAGAGGCTATAGAGTTAGTAACAAATGATGCCCCTGTTGAATGTGAGGCGCCCTCCGAACAAGTCACCGAACAAGTCACTGCATCTCCCGAACCGGTTCCGGGAAACGAACCAGTCCTTGAGCAGAATGAGCAACAAATCCTCGAAGAACCTACATCAAATGACTCCCCCCTGGATGATGATAGAGAGGTCTCTGCAGTTCAAGCTTCTGGGGACCTGCTCAAGGACGGACCTGATATTCCCAAAACCGAGGAACCAAATTCCGCTTCACAGCTTGAACAAGTCGAGTCGAAAGCTATGGAGCTGACTGCAGAGACAACCACACCAGAGACAGGACtctccaagaaggacaaaaaAAGggccaagaaagagaaaaagcgCCAATCCAAGCTGCTCGCCCCGGAGAAAGATACCGTACCATCCACTCCAACGGAGCACGCTCTAGACTCCAAAATACCGACCAACGAAGTTGCACCTGGCACAAGTGAAATGAAGATTGACGTACCCGCTGAGACGGCATTCTCgcctgcagaagaagacggtaAAGATAATCAGTCCCACGACACCGAATCCCGCGGCGGCACCGATAAAGAATTGACTTGGACTGATAACGATGTGTCTTCGCAGGtagagaaagagaagcaaCACATAGCCTTCCCGGTTCTTATCCCCGAGAGTGAATCTGAAAGTACCGAAGTCGACAAGGGGGCTATCGAGGTCGAGCCTGCGCCTACTACTGCCGATCCTGAAGTGGTAGAAGAGAGTCAACAGGACGCTGGCTTTGAAACGTGGGACGATGCTATGCTTGAAGGGCAAGACGTCAGTCAGATTGAGGTGGTCACGGGTCTGGGAGAGGAAGTACAGAATGAAAGTGAGCAGAAAGAAAATTCAGATGATGCAACTGATAAACTTGAAGAGGCGGATCAAAAAGAACTCAAACATAGTACTTTCGAAGCACTTGGGGCTGTCGAAGAGCGTTTGGAGGAAGCAATCCCGGAACAAATAACGGAAGCTGAGGCTGCTAAAGAAGCCGAACCCACTCAGTCCACGGAAAATGTCGTCAGCGTAGAGTCTGCGACTGAGCCAGCTGTTCCTTCAAGAAAACTgagcaagaagcagaggaagaaacaACGACAAGCagacaaggctgctgcttcgCAGGTGCAGGAGGAGACGGCGTCTACGGAGGAGGCTTCGGGCCCCCCCGATTTAGCTACGAAAAACGAGACCAAGGTCGATAGTTCAGTCTTTGACGGGGCCGAAAGCGACATCAAGATTACTGAAGAGCCTACTCTGCAGGAGGCAGCTGCGGAGGCCACTACCAGAGATACTCTTGAGCCCCTAGACTTCGACACCACAGACCACGAGCTTGTCGAGCCTGCCTTTCCAGAAGCTGTCCAAGACACAGCCTTAGTGCTTGAGGAGACTGCTAGACCAGAGTCTTCATGGGTCAGTGTCGACGAAAGCAAGCTCGACGCGGAGCTACCCGAATTTGATGCGCAACCCGTCGTTTCTGCACCCCCAGGCCCAGTCCACGATATAAGTACATCTCCTGCCCCTGAAGAGATCTACTCCTCTAAAGGGAATCCTGTGAGTGCTACAGAGCCCGCTATCCAGACCGAGAGGACAGGTGAATCTTCAAAGAATCAAGCACCAGAGTCTACTCCTTTAGAGCCAGCCGAACAAAAGGGGCAGCGAAAAACCGATACTGCCATTAAAATGGGGCTACCTCAACTCGAAGGTCCAGTGCCAGCGCCTATGGAAAAAGGCGAGTTTGAGGAGCAGCTGGAAGTCGTTCCTCAagtggaggaaaaggctcCTCAAGTTGAAGCTCCAGAGTCAATTCTCCTTGAAGCGACAAGGGAGAATGAGCAACCTAAAACATCGCTCGGAGATCTTTCCCGAGATAAGTCTCGCGAggagcctcctgctgctctcgACGAGTCAGCTTTGACCCGGAAGGAGTctaaaaagaaaaataagaagGCAAAAAAACAGGCCAAGAAGCAAGAGCAGTTAGAAAGGGAGGTCACTGCTTCTGCTATTGCAGAAACGAAGGTTGGGAAAGACGTTAAGGCAGCCGATGCCGTTGAAGCTGAATTCTCTGCGGTAGAACCTGTTGAGAGTGTCGAGCTACATCATGGATCAACTAATGAACCGACAAATGATCCAGCGAAAGGGGATGAAGAAACGGATAGGGCACCAGAAAAGCCGGTTCAGTGCGAAGTTATCAGggaggagcgggagggaGTTCCAGAAGATACTGAAAAGGAGCTAGATGTACCGCGGGAGGATATCCGGGAGAAAATGACAGTCgaatctggaaaggaggctTTGCGAGAAAAACGGGTGCCAGAGCTAGAGTTACAGACAGATTCGGTTGAAGCTGTCGCAAAAACGGAAAGGATGGCGGCTACTGCGGAAGAGAGTTGTGCCATTGAGCCTGAGTCTGCGCCTGCTCCTTTGACAAGGAAAATGtccaagaaggagaagaagaagctgaagaaacaaGCTGAGAAGCAAGAGAGGGAAGACCCAGTTCAGACGATGGACGCAGTCAAGGATGAATTCTCGGTCCCGCAGGCTGTGGTGCAGGTTCCtgagggaaaagaagatgaGCAAATGCTGGCAGAACCTGTGGAAGTCTTGAAAGGAAAGGTCTCGATCCCAGGGTCTACACTTGGGCCAGAAATGATAGAAGAGCCCAAGACAGACTACTCGAGGGAATTGGTGGGCGAGAGAATTTCACCGACTATAAAGTCAATGGAGCCGATTGCTGAGCCAATCGAAGAGGAGGGTATACCGCTTtccaagaagagcaaggaaaacGTTGAAGAATTACAGCTAGAAGACCAGCAGGCGGAGCAAGCCAGCCAACCTCGGAACCAAACCTCTCACACACCTCCCGAGCCGGTCGAAGCTCAAGAGACAGCCcgtgaagatgaagacgcATGGCCTGCTATAGACTGGGACAAAGGTAAGATTGACGCCACCGATCAATCTGCTCAATCGTCCCCTGAAGCTCATGCGGCTCCGTTTGTACCAGAGATACCTGAGTTCAAGGAGTCTGCTATTCCTGAGGCTCTTATAGAGCGTGTGACTGGAATTCCcgaagaagcagccaaagaggGCAAAGCCCAAGCGATGACTGGCACTATCGAGCGAGACGTGACAACAGTTGAATTTAATACGACTGGCACCGATTCGGCCCTGCGGGCCCTACATCATGTAGAGTCTGCGCAAGGAAAGAAAGCGGAAGAGCCCAAGACAACGGTTCCAGTGTCAGACAAGATTGCCAGCATATTTCCCAACCTCGAGCGAGGGTTCTTTCGCAGACCGAGCCCGAACCCGAGCCCGACTCAGTCGGTAAAAGATGGGGCTGAGGAAGAGACCGGAAAGGAAGCGAGTCGCGATAATGCGATCCAGGTCTTGGAGGCTCCTATCGCTAAAAATGGAAAGGTGCAGCCTGAAGTCAGGGATAGCGGGTATATCCTCAGTCCTGCAGATGATGTCGTTGGTGCTGCTTCAATAGAACTGCCAGCGAAGATCGAAACATCGGGTCCGCCAGAAAATCTTGAACACGAGTCTAGGCAGGACACTACATCAAagccagctcaagaagatgatgtctTTGGGATTGCAGCTACAAGGGAACTCCCCGCTAACAAACCTGATATTGATATGGAGCGGCCAATCAAGGATCCTCGAGAAGGGTCTCGGGAAGAGTCTCGATCTATTGCAGACCCAGTTTCAGAGTCCGGGTCTACGTGTGAGCTTCGTCGGTCGCCATCGATCCACGGGCGTCATGTCCAGCAAGCACTACCTTGGTCTCTTGAGGAGTCCGCACAAGCCCGCCGCGAACGAGATATCTCGCCCAGTCCCCTTCCGCCGATTGCGGAACAGGAACATGAGCGAGCCATGGGACGGGACGGTACGCCCCGGCTGGAGATGAAACCCGAACATGTCCTCCCGCGACCCGAAACACCAGTCAGAAAATTCACGGAGAATGCGCTGGGCCGGCGCGCATGGCCTACGCCTGAGAACGAGTCCGACGACGATTGGGAGAAGGTGCAGAAGCCTAGCCCCAAGAACCTCTCTCCGGAGCGAGGGTTACGAGGAATTCTCAAAACCCCCGAGCAAGACAAACCAGTTCTTCGACCAAGCAGGCCGCCGAGCGCCAAAAGCAGCACGCACTCGCTGCGACGGGTCGTGCACAGTGCCAGTGGAGATCTGCGCGCAGCAGCACTTGCAGCGATTGTTGCGGCCGATGAGCCAGCTCCAGACAGCACCAACCAATCACAGGCGGCCATcccccagcctccagctcgaGCCCCCACCGACCTGGACGTCGGCGAGAtcgcatcttcctcctcttaCGACCCCATCAGAGACAAGGGCAAAAAGCCCCTCCGCAGCATGACGGACGTCTAT GAGGGCTGGGGTGAGACGCCGAGTTCCCCCCGGTCGCCTAGCCGACCGGCCAGTGTCCGGCACCGCCGAAGTATGCAACACCTCCAAGAGCTTGAATTCCGACTCGAACATCTACTGCAAGAGAATCGCGACCTTGCTGCCGCTCGCGACGCCGCCGAAGACAAATTACGCAATGCCAGCCTCGCTCGTCGGAAGAGCGACCAGGCGCTTAATAATCGCGACGCTGACCTGCGCGATCGCGAAGCGGAGCTCGAACAATTACAACAATCTGTCGAATGGTTCCAAAAGGAGGTCGCTCGACTAAATGAAGAAAACGCCGGGCTCACCTCAACAAATGCTGCCCTTATTGCCACTCATACGCAAGAACTCCAAACACTGCGACAGAGCTCGGCGCGCGAGATCGAGCAGTTGCGATCGCAAAACGAACGTCTGTCCGTCGACCTGCACGAACGCATTAAAGCAGAGATCGAAACGGCGCtgtcccagaagaatgcTGAACTACGCCGGCTGcgcgaggagctggagagcgCGCGCGATAAAGTCAAGGAACTCCAACAGCAGATCTCTGCCCAGATGAACGACAATGTCATCGCGTTCCGAGGGGAAGACTACTTTGAGGCCGCATGTCAGAAACTCTGTGGCCATGTGCAGCAATGGGTTCTGCGCTTCTCGAAGCATTCCGACCACCGTCGCTGCCGCAAACTTATTGAaatcaaggatgagaagatagCCGACCGGTTCGACAATGCTATCCTTGACGGGTCCGACACAGATGCCTACCTTGCTGACCGTGTCCGTCGACGCGACGTCTTCATGTCTGTCGTCATGACCATGGTGTGGGAATTCGTCTTTACACGCTACCTGTTCGGAATGGACCGCGAACAGCGCCAGAAACTCAAGTCGCTCGAAAAACAGCTCATCGAAGTCGGCCCGCGCAGTTCCATCCACCGCTGGAGAGCCACAACTCTAACCCTGCTATCCCGTCGACAAGCCTTCGCAAAACAGCGTGACAGCGATACTGAAGCGGTCGCGCTCGAGATTTTCGACACTCTctcccgccttcttcctccacccACCCCCGTCGAATCACAGCTCCTCGACTCCCTACGCAAAGTCCTTCGTGTGGCTGTCAATCTCTCTATCGAAATGCGCACTCAGCTTGCAGAATACATCATGCTACCTCCGCTACAGCCTGAATACGACACGAACGGGGACCTCGCCCGCCaggtcttcttcaacgcATCCCTCATGAACGAGCGCAGCGGCGAAACTACATCCAACGAAGAGCTGCAAGCGCAAAACGCCGTCGTCCGCGTTGTTTTGTTCCCCTTGgttgtgaagaagggcaaTGACAccggcgagggagaggacgaggttgtTGTCTGCCCGGCTCAGGTACTCGTGGCGAGACCAGGCAAAGACAAGCGACTTAACAGAATGACTAGTAGCGACCGCATGTCTATTGACGCCAGTCGCTCGGTGCATAGTATTGCGCCCTCGAGCATGAATATGAGCATGAGTAACGTGATCTAG